The following proteins come from a genomic window of Proteiniphilum propionicum:
- a CDS encoding tyrosine-type recombinase/integrase — protein sequence MRRFLIYMGNMGLECYVPRLPRKHKSEYVPYIFTENEIKGLFAAADNLRVKEHHANSLMMVVPVLLRTLYSTAIRIGEAINLRNKDIDFEKHVIVLDNTKNGRQRLAPLNESLEKVLRQYIRYRNMLPVEGVMAPESHLFVNGLGHKLSKRGIGRYFRKLLQEANIPYKGHEEGPTLHNLRHTACVHSLVRMHRQGRDIYCCLPILSTFMGHVKVMDTEHYLRLTQNMYPEIIQMDASVTAGLGNLIAKSLLKVDDHGNI from the coding sequence ATGAGACGTTTTTTGATATATATGGGCAATATGGGGCTTGAATGTTATGTCCCTAGATTGCCAAGGAAGCATAAATCTGAATATGTGCCATACATTTTTACTGAAAACGAAATCAAAGGCTTGTTTGCCGCAGCCGATAATCTCAGGGTAAAGGAGCATCATGCCAATTCATTAATGATGGTTGTACCTGTTTTGCTAAGGACTTTGTATAGCACTGCAATACGAATTGGTGAAGCAATAAATCTTCGGAACAAGGACATAGATTTTGAAAAACATGTCATTGTTTTGGATAACACAAAGAATGGCCGTCAAAGACTTGCCCCTTTAAATGAATCTTTAGAAAAAGTTTTGAGGCAATACATCCGTTATAGAAACATGTTACCCGTCGAAGGTGTAATGGCTCCTGAGAGTCACCTTTTTGTCAATGGGCTGGGGCATAAACTGTCAAAAAGGGGTATAGGCAGATATTTTAGGAAACTACTGCAGGAGGCAAACATCCCGTATAAGGGACACGAAGAAGGCCCAACCCTTCATAATCTAAGACATACCGCTTGTGTGCACTCTCTCGTCCGCATGCATAGGCAAGGCAGGGATATATACTGTTGCCTTCCTATACTCTCTACATTTATGGGACATGTAAAAGTCATGGACACCGAGCATTATCTCCGTCTTACACAAAACATGTATCCGGAAATTATCCAAATGGATGCATCCGTAACTGCCGGACTTGGAAATCTTATTGCAAAATCACTCCTTAAAGTTGATGATCATGGGAACATATAA
- a CDS encoding outer membrane beta-barrel protein, giving the protein MMTHKILFSLFLCGIIMPLNAQFANVAIYSLPDSTLILGTTTDQEGAFLLLADNKCSNALLRVSFNTAIHDENNAFFAEYSRSAPIGQITAGVRFENVHSNYYSDDVKMEEQSRHYARWFPNFSYSNTLGGVQMQ; this is encoded by the coding sequence ATGATGACTCACAAAATTCTATTTTCGTTGTTCCTGTGTGGAATAATAATGCCACTGAATGCCCAATTCGCCAATGTAGCCATTTACTCTCTCCCCGATTCTACACTTATCTTGGGGACGACGACCGATCAGGAGGGTGCGTTTTTACTTCTTGCTGATAACAAATGTTCCAATGCGCTTCTACGGGTATCATTCAATACAGCCATCCACGACGAAAATAACGCTTTCTTTGCAGAGTACTCACGTTCAGCTCCCATCGGACAGATAACTGCCGGAGTCCGCTTCGAGAATGTCCACTCCAATTATTACAGTGACGATGTGAAGATGGAGGAGCAAAGCCGTCATTATGCACGCTGGTTTCCCAACTTCTCCTACAGCAACACCCTCGGCGGGGTGCAAATGCAATAA
- the tnpA gene encoding IS66 family insertion sequence element accessory protein TnpA, protein MTPISKEEFMVILKRQQESGLSVKDFCENQSYTASSFYYWKSKFGLTRPYNNHAHETAVDKLAPISFNLSENKPALKTVPSVNIKGEIKIKLPGGIQVSFIGSTQTEAAIKLLAQICSAHVLPK, encoded by the coding sequence ATGACGCCAATAAGCAAAGAAGAATTTATGGTTATATTAAAACGCCAGCAAGAAAGCGGTTTAAGTGTCAAAGATTTTTGTGAAAATCAATCTTACACGGCTTCCAGTTTTTATTACTGGAAAAGTAAGTTTGGGCTGACTCGTCCATATAACAATCATGCACATGAAACTGCAGTGGATAAACTGGCTCCCATCAGTTTTAATCTATCTGAAAATAAGCCTGCACTTAAAACTGTTCCATCAGTTAATATTAAAGGAGAAATAAAAATAAAGTTGCCCGGTGGTATCCAGGTAAGTTTTATAGGCAGCACTCAAACTGAGGCTGCTATTAAATTACTTGCTCAAATATGTTCTGCACATGTTTTGCCTAAATGA
- the tnpB gene encoding IS66 family insertion sequence element accessory protein TnpB (TnpB, as the term is used for proteins encoded by IS66 family insertion elements, is considered an accessory protein, since TnpC, encoded by a neighboring gene, is a DDE family transposase.): MRYFLCPGKTDMRKGMNSLCGVVQNHMGYDVRMGDCFIFINRTRTTMKILHAEDGGLVLYMKRLEEGTFRLPAYDKDSRSYPMNWSSLVMMVEGIQDDPNTRLKRLKAFRNHQ; the protein is encoded by the coding sequence ATGCGCTATTTTCTCTGTCCGGGAAAGACAGATATGCGTAAAGGGATGAACTCACTCTGTGGAGTTGTGCAGAACCATATGGGATATGATGTTAGAATGGGTGATTGTTTCATTTTCATAAACAGAACTCGTACCACAATGAAAATACTTCATGCAGAAGACGGAGGTTTAGTTTTGTATATGAAAAGGCTCGAAGAGGGTACCTTTCGTTTGCCTGCTTATGATAAAGACAGCCGGTCATACCCTATGAACTGGTCCAGTTTAGTAATGATGGTTGAAGGTATACAGGATGACCCAAACACTAGGTTGAAGCGACTAAAAGCGTTTAGAAACCACCAATAA
- a CDS encoding type II toxin-antitoxin system ParD family antitoxin — MAKNTSILLGEYFENFINEKVKSGKFASASEVVRTALRLFEQQENKTKILVNELKAGEESGMISNFDREKALSNLHTKYLHNEI; from the coding sequence ATGGCAAAGAATACATCAATTTTACTCGGCGAGTATTTCGAGAATTTTATAAACGAGAAAGTTAAATCAGGTAAGTTTGCATCTGCAAGTGAAGTCGTAAGAACAGCTTTACGGTTGTTTGAACAACAAGAGAACAAGACAAAAATTCTTGTAAATGAGTTGAAAGCAGGAGAAGAATCGGGAATGATTAGCAATTTTGACAGAGAAAAAGCACTTTCCAATCTTCACACCAAATACCTGCACAATGAAATTTGA
- a CDS encoding DUF4177 domain-containing protein, protein MKKIFLIVIVGLLSISCTTKWEYKTISVKGEEQETMAKFQANKFDVSDESLNLFGKEGWELVGIYEKTETVHPNYGNDEYVSGLQPNVRTAEINFVFKRKK, encoded by the coding sequence ATGAAAAAGATTTTTTTAATTGTAATCGTAGGACTTTTGTCCATTTCGTGTACCACAAAATGGGAGTATAAAACTATTTCCGTAAAAGGGGAAGAACAAGAAACTATGGCGAAATTTCAAGCAAATAAATTTGACGTTTCGGACGAATCTTTAAATTTGTTTGGAAAAGAGGGTTGGGAATTAGTCGGAATTTATGAAAAAACCGAGACGGTACACCCAAATTATGGCAACGATGAATATGTTTCGGGACTTCAACCCAATGTAAGAACCGCCGAAATTAATTTTGTATTTAAACGTAAAAAATAA
- a CDS encoding Crp/Fnr family transcriptional regulator produces the protein MSRFSIRPMHAMIPEQHTKTYCFNLAYKSYSSIFGIHSVCVNKPFFQSVQRLRFRFLLTCSMSDFNTYMTRFDYSGIIDFIRQNGTLVKYRRGEPFSLTGSSCKTMGYIRKGAFIYSAHDSRGERHVVGYAFENSFVGDYGAFRLKEISGVDIVALCESEVYLITYETLERLITENSSYFLHITELLYSEIYQRFVDTYTRTPEERYIKILQCNPHIFERTTAKDLASYLQITPETLSRIRRKLKKSNKNLF, from the coding sequence ATGTCGAGGTTTAGCATCCGACCGATGCATGCCATGATACCAGAACAACACACAAAAACTTACTGCTTTAATTTGGCATATAAGTCATATTCTTCTATCTTTGGCATACATTCTGTATGTGTAAATAAACCATTTTTTCAGTCTGTACAGCGGCTTCGCTTCCGCTTTCTGCTTACTTGTTCTATGTCTGACTTCAATACCTATATGACCCGCTTTGATTACTCCGGGATAATCGATTTTATAAGGCAGAACGGTACATTGGTGAAATACCGTCGTGGCGAGCCATTCTCTCTTACCGGAAGTTCATGTAAAACAATGGGATATATACGCAAAGGAGCGTTTATTTACTCCGCGCATGATTCCCGGGGAGAACGACATGTAGTGGGTTATGCCTTCGAAAATTCGTTCGTGGGCGATTATGGCGCATTCAGGCTGAAAGAAATTTCCGGCGTAGATATCGTCGCCCTGTGTGAAAGCGAAGTCTATTTGATTACTTATGAAACGTTAGAGCGACTTATCACTGAAAACAGCAGTTATTTTCTCCATATAACCGAATTGTTGTATTCCGAAATATATCAACGCTTTGTCGATACCTATACCCGTACTCCGGAAGAACGCTATATCAAAATTCTGCAATGCAATCCCCATATCTTTGAGCGAACCACCGCCAAAGATCTGGCATCGTACCTTCAAATCACGCCCGAAACCCTGAGTCGTATCCGCCGGAAACTGAAAAAAAGTAATAAAAACCTGTTTTAA
- the xerA gene encoding site-specific tyrosine recombinase/integron integrase, with protein MKITYLLNEFERKMIIQRYSPSSIQNYKSAVRSFLQLAEKKYSHPLEITETVIEKYLFWKIEKHRIGTSYQRLIVASIDKFYLSMFSRQLNLKHLYPRSKNKSLPVYLTTREVSRLMAKVTNPKHKCIVQLLYGCGLRLNELLHLKLVDIDSKNKIILIRNAKGGKDRVVMLSPLLLESLRRYYKIYHPEEYLIEGQGGGIYSEKSVQVIVKNAALKAGIAKKVTPHTLRHSFATHLLENGTDIRYIQDLLGHKSVNTTEIYTHITDIAQSKIKSPLDLL; from the coding sequence ATGAAAATAACCTATTTGTTGAATGAGTTTGAGCGGAAAATGATAATACAGCGATATAGTCCCAGCTCCATTCAAAACTACAAAAGTGCGGTGAGGAGTTTCCTGCAGCTGGCTGAAAAAAAATACAGCCACCCGTTGGAGATAACGGAAACGGTGATCGAGAAATACCTGTTCTGGAAAATAGAGAAACATCGCATCGGAACATCTTATCAACGTTTGATCGTGGCGTCGATAGACAAGTTTTACCTTTCCATGTTCAGCAGACAACTCAACCTCAAACATCTGTATCCCCGCTCGAAGAACAAAAGTCTGCCGGTGTACCTGACTACCCGGGAGGTGAGCCGCTTGATGGCTAAAGTGACCAACCCGAAGCACAAATGTATCGTCCAACTGTTATACGGATGCGGCCTGCGGCTAAACGAACTGCTTCACCTGAAGCTGGTAGATATCGATTCGAAGAACAAAATTATCCTGATCAGAAACGCCAAGGGAGGGAAAGACCGTGTGGTGATGCTTTCCCCCCTGTTATTGGAATCTTTAAGGCGTTACTACAAGATATATCATCCTGAGGAGTACCTGATAGAGGGGCAGGGAGGGGGTATCTACTCCGAAAAGAGCGTTCAGGTCATTGTCAAGAATGCAGCTTTAAAAGCGGGCATAGCCAAAAAAGTAACACCTCATACCTTGCGCCATAGCTTTGCTACCCATCTCCTGGAGAATGGAACGGATATCCGGTATATCCAGGACCTACTCGGACACAAATCGGTAAACACGACTGAAATTTATACCCATATTACCGATATTGCACAGTCAAAAATTAAAAGTCCGCTCGATTTGCTTTGA
- a CDS encoding macro domain-containing protein: protein MTTQYYKGHFDEPRTEKTEGWGTCDYYFETNQDGEVLRQIEVYKNGNAPIRYDAILLGLEKVGQFAIDKKTTVHMPRIGCGLAGGTWDKIEP, encoded by the coding sequence ATGACGACACAATATTATAAAGGACATTTTGACGAACCTCGGACAGAAAAAACCGAAGGTTGGGGAACTTGTGACTATTACTTTGAAACAAATCAGGACGGAGAAGTACTTCGGCAAATTGAAGTTTATAAAAATGGTAACGCACCAATTCGTTATGACGCAATTTTGTTAGGACTTGAAAAAGTTGGACAATTCGCCATTGACAAAAAAACAACAGTGCATATGCCGAGAATTGGTTGCGGACTTGCTGGTGGAACTTGGGACAAAATTGAGCCATGA
- a CDS encoding type II toxin-antitoxin system RelE/ParE family toxin translates to MKFEISEKAFEDIENIWLYTIESWSVEQADRYFNLLLDEIEYITEHPLSEKNADHIRKNYRYTKVKSHLVFYRYKKSEKKVEIIRILHHSMDVEERMNE, encoded by the coding sequence ATGAAATTTGAAATAAGCGAAAAAGCATTTGAGGATATTGAAAATATTTGGCTATACACAATTGAATCCTGGTCAGTTGAACAGGCTGATCGATATTTTAATTTGCTTCTTGACGAGATTGAATATATCACAGAACATCCTTTATCTGAAAAAAATGCTGACCACATAAGAAAAAACTACAGGTATACAAAGGTTAAGTCACATTTGGTATTTTACAGATACAAGAAGTCGGAGAAAAAAGTGGAAATAATAAGAATACTCCACCATAGTATGGATGTAGAAGAGCGAATGAATGAATGA
- a CDS encoding integrase core domain-containing protein, with protein sequence MHYEKRSRLKKRLPARVKNPLVMPKEPNVTWSIDFVSDRIECGRQFRVLNIIDDACKIAVTQEISMSMPAKRVIKVLEKVIWLNGKPKNIRCDNGPEFIAQVFKDWCKGNEINIMYTQPGKPTQNGYIERFNGSYRRAVLDRYIFRNLSEVRELTEAWRNDYNEERPHEALDNMTPFEYREELIKRKEAV encoded by the coding sequence ATGCACTATGAGAAGCGAAGCCGTTTGAAGAAACGTCTGCCTGCAAGGGTGAAGAATCCTCTGGTTATGCCTAAAGAGCCCAATGTTACCTGGTCCATTGACTTTGTCAGTGACAGGATTGAGTGCGGAAGACAATTCCGTGTTCTTAATATCATAGATGATGCCTGCAAGATTGCCGTGACACAGGAGATATCGATGTCCATGCCGGCAAAGCGTGTCATCAAAGTTCTGGAAAAGGTCATATGGCTTAATGGCAAACCAAAGAACATACGCTGCGACAATGGTCCTGAGTTTATCGCCCAGGTGTTCAAAGATTGGTGTAAAGGCAATGAGATAAACATTATGTATACTCAGCCTGGTAAACCCACCCAGAACGGCTACATTGAACGCTTCAACGGAAGCTACAGAAGGGCTGTACTTGACAGATACATTTTCCGAAACTTGTCTGAAGTCAGGGAACTGACAGAAGCCTGGCGGAATGACTACAACGAAGAACGGCCCCATGAGGCGTTGGACAACATGACACCCTTTGAGTATAGGGAAGAACTGATAAAACGAAAGGAAGCAGTATGA
- a CDS encoding two-component regulator propeller domain-containing protein, producing MYTTKDGLPNSNIHAIAIGASDDIWIGSDYGVSKFDGSNWTNYAAFGGSQVMAIVIDKEGVKWFGTSTGLLKLTDDN from the coding sequence ATGTATACTACCAAAGATGGACTACCAAATAGTAATATACATGCTATTGCAATTGGTGCTTCAGATGATATTTGGATAGGTAGTGATTACGGAGTATCTAAATTTGATGGCTCAAATTGGACAAATTATGCTGCCTTCGGGGGCTCACAAGTTATGGCTATTGTAATTGATAAAGAGGGAGTTAAATGGTTTGGAACTTCTACCGGCTTACTTAAATTGACAGATGATAATTAG
- a CDS encoding group II intron maturase-specific domain-containing protein encodes MGKQLHLCNAQKVICGQVCRYRMASVQEKLKDIDAWVRNRLRCCIWKHWKKPERRRKNLIRLGVGVEHVYSNSCSRMGTWAVACSPILKTNITVERLQQRGYESMFIYYQKIAPFLNEPLFM; translated from the coding sequence TTGGGTAAGCAACTACATCTTTGTAACGCCCAAAAGGTAATTTGTGGACAGGTATGTAGATACCGCATGGCAAGTGTTCAGGAAAAACTCAAAGATATTGATGCTTGGGTGCGTAATCGGTTGCGATGCTGTATCTGGAAACATTGGAAGAAACCTGAACGAAGACGGAAAAACCTGATACGTTTGGGTGTAGGCGTTGAACATGTATACAGTAACAGCTGTAGCCGTATGGGTACATGGGCGGTTGCCTGTAGCCCTATTCTGAAAACCAACATCACGGTGGAACGCCTTCAACAACGCGGTTATGAATCCATGTTTATCTATTATCAGAAGATTGCTCCATTTCTTAACGAACCGCTGTTTATGTGA
- a CDS encoding transposase, which produces MDQSQALELLIKSQAEQIRLLTEANAKQAEQMTGLQQKIDKLLSQIAWFTRQFYGRKSEKLSRLDPNQLNLFETLEDEKKHLEEIEV; this is translated from the coding sequence ATGGACCAGTCGCAAGCATTAGAACTCTTAATAAAATCGCAAGCGGAACAAATCCGTCTACTTACTGAGGCTAATGCTAAACAGGCAGAGCAGATGACCGGTCTGCAGCAAAAGATTGATAAGCTCCTATCACAAATAGCCTGGTTTACCCGTCAGTTTTATGGACGTAAAAGTGAGAAGCTATCCAGGCTTGACCCCAATCAGCTCAACTTATTTGAAACATTAGAAGATGAAAAGAAACATCTTGAGGAAATAGAGGTGTAA
- a CDS encoding tyrosine-type recombinase/integrase encodes MGTYKDIAGCIEKYFTDYLVKERGVSAHTVRSYRDTFILLLEYMNKEKKIPADKLGLDDIDRSVVLSFLDWLQDVKRNAVSTRNQRYATIRSFYEYMMYEDPVHLSHWKSICSIRIKREVRNSVKYLTVDGVKAVFEQIDTNTREGRRNLTLLSLMYNLGARVQEIIDLTPLSIRTSKPYVIELFGKGAKKRLVPIDDNMMNLLGNYLKEYGLDRPGMGHHPLFFNSRRAKLTNPGITYILQKYASLAHIAYPDLVPSTPTPHTLRHSRAMHLLQAGVNLVYIRDLLGHVSIQTTEIYARADSKLKREALENAFSDLGITEPDVKSWEKDPKLKAFLKSLA; translated from the coding sequence ATGGGAACATATAAAGATATTGCAGGGTGTATTGAAAAGTATTTTACCGATTACCTGGTAAAAGAGCGCGGCGTCAGCGCCCATACAGTGCGTTCATACCGAGACACTTTCATTCTGCTTCTTGAATATATGAATAAAGAGAAGAAGATCCCGGCGGACAAGTTAGGACTGGATGACATAGACAGGAGTGTGGTACTTTCCTTCCTGGACTGGCTTCAGGATGTCAAGCGCAACGCCGTTTCCACGCGGAACCAGAGATACGCTACAATAAGATCTTTCTATGAATACATGATGTATGAAGATCCCGTCCATTTATCACACTGGAAATCAATATGCTCAATACGTATAAAACGAGAGGTGCGAAATAGTGTCAAATATCTGACTGTTGACGGGGTAAAAGCCGTTTTCGAACAGATAGATACAAATACCCGTGAAGGAAGAAGAAACCTGACCCTATTGTCCTTGATGTATAATCTTGGAGCCAGGGTACAGGAAATTATAGATCTCACACCGCTATCGATAAGAACAAGCAAGCCCTATGTCATCGAGTTGTTTGGTAAAGGAGCCAAAAAACGATTGGTGCCGATTGATGACAATATGATGAATTTACTTGGAAATTACTTGAAGGAATACGGCTTGGACAGACCCGGGATGGGTCATCATCCCCTCTTCTTCAATAGCCGGAGGGCTAAGCTTACCAATCCCGGGATTACCTATATTTTGCAAAAATATGCTTCATTGGCACATATTGCATATCCCGATCTGGTCCCGTCAACACCAACTCCGCATACGCTGAGGCACTCAAGGGCAATGCACCTGCTACAGGCCGGTGTAAATCTGGTATATATCAGGGATCTTTTGGGGCATGTGTCAATACAGACGACCGAGATTTATGCAAGGGCGGACTCGAAGTTGAAGAGAGAAGCCTTAGAAAATGCTTTTAGTGATCTTGGAATTACTGAACCGGATGTGAAAAGTTGGGAAAAAGATCCCAAGCTTAAAGCTTTTTTAAAAAGTTTGGCTTGA
- a CDS encoding DUF4919 domain-containing protein, translated as MHKLLLVLTFTASVIFAAQSQDFFEAPDFAQIERNVKEPASSYYYPNLMKKYQSATTKMTPEEGRHLYFGYVYQPGYVPTDTSEYNSKLAEIISKKSFTRDDYLNILQYSDALLQEDPFNLRALNAKLLVYAQQNNTEEYKSVARQRRIVQDAIIGTGDGMSDKTPFYVIKMAHEYDILPFLGYNFGGEDKIMKGNKVNYLSVGENRFGVERVYFNISPVIDHISMRGGGKM; from the coding sequence ATGCATAAACTACTGTTGGTACTCACTTTTACCGCGTCTGTTATCTTCGCGGCACAGTCGCAGGATTTTTTTGAAGCTCCCGATTTTGCGCAGATTGAGAGAAACGTGAAAGAGCCGGCATCTTCCTACTACTATCCGAATCTGATGAAAAAATATCAGTCGGCGACAACTAAAATGACTCCGGAAGAGGGGAGACACCTGTATTTCGGTTATGTGTATCAGCCGGGGTATGTTCCCACAGACACCTCGGAATATAACAGCAAGCTGGCTGAGATAATATCGAAAAAATCGTTTACCCGAGATGATTATTTAAATATTTTGCAATACTCTGATGCATTGCTTCAGGAAGATCCATTCAATCTGCGTGCGCTGAACGCTAAACTTCTGGTATATGCGCAGCAGAACAATACGGAAGAATATAAAAGTGTGGCCCGTCAGAGAAGAATTGTACAGGATGCTATCATAGGGACCGGCGATGGTATGTCGGACAAGACCCCGTTCTACGTGATTAAAATGGCACATGAATATGATATACTGCCCTTTTTGGGATACAACTTCGGTGGGGAAGACAAAATTATGAAAGGGAACAAAGTCAATTATCTCTCTGTCGGAGAGAATCGTTTCGGGGTGGAAAGGGTATATTTTAACATCAGCCCTGTTATTGACCACATAAGTATGCGTGGCGGCGGCAAGATGTAG
- the corA gene encoding magnesium/cobalt transporter CorA, with product MPHTPLKRKEDIGLSPYELKFRGRHRSEEVQMTVFDIDTENVNQAVIHSAEELQPYLDSGTLTWLNIDGLHNEKLMRDLADYLNIPADILSDVMEPGTRPQMEEFDNGLFVSIKMMQFSEKLNQVSIDNLSIVMTNNMLISFQEESSNLFNPVKDRLWKHYKRFKVLGADYLAFALLDVVIDNYIFILGMLGEKIENLENRMVLSPDRVTLKAINLLKHELSDLGRYIKPAREMIMSLVKLDSDFIGPENEKHYKELQDNINQAVELLDYYHELLYDELNIYHSSMSTRLNDIMALLTVFSVIFIPLTFIVGVYGMNFDNMPELHTRYGYIIVWVVMLLIVIGMLWYFKKKKWF from the coding sequence ATGCCTCACACACCACTGAAACGCAAAGAGGATATAGGGCTGTCTCCGTATGAACTGAAGTTTCGGGGCCGGCATCGTTCCGAAGAAGTACAAATGACCGTTTTCGATATCGATACCGAAAATGTGAATCAAGCAGTAATCCATTCTGCAGAAGAGCTTCAACCGTATTTAGATTCAGGTACTCTCACCTGGCTGAATATAGACGGGCTGCACAATGAGAAGCTGATGAGGGATTTGGCGGACTACCTGAATATTCCGGCTGATATATTGTCGGATGTAATGGAGCCGGGAACTCGCCCCCAGATGGAGGAGTTTGACAATGGCCTTTTTGTCTCCATAAAGATGATGCAGTTCAGTGAGAAGTTGAATCAGGTCTCGATAGATAATCTGAGTATCGTGATGACGAATAATATGCTGATCTCTTTTCAGGAAGAGAGTAGCAATCTGTTTAATCCCGTTAAAGATCGCCTTTGGAAGCACTATAAGAGATTCAAGGTTTTGGGGGCCGATTATCTTGCTTTTGCCTTGCTTGATGTGGTGATTGATAATTACATTTTCATTCTTGGAATGCTTGGCGAAAAAATAGAGAACCTTGAGAACAGAATGGTGCTTAGCCCCGACAGGGTAACACTTAAGGCAATTAACCTGCTAAAGCACGAACTTAGTGATCTTGGACGTTATATAAAACCTGCCAGGGAGATGATTATGAGCCTTGTGAAGCTTGATAGCGACTTTATCGGCCCTGAAAACGAGAAGCACTACAAAGAGCTCCAGGATAATATAAACCAGGCGGTGGAACTGCTCGATTATTACCATGAGCTCCTGTACGATGAGTTGAATATTTATCATTCGTCAATGAGTACTAGGCTTAACGACATTATGGCGCTGCTGACAGTCTTTTCCGTGATATTCATCCCGCTAACTTTTATCGTAGGAGTTTATGGAATGAATTTCGACAACATGCCCGAACTGCACACACGGTATGGTTACATTATCGTTTGGGTAGTAATGCTGCTGATTGTAATCGGTATGCTCTGGTATTTTAAAAAGAAAAAGTGGTTCTGA
- a CDS encoding transposase, translating into MKKKVHSESEKVKAVHQLESGVDAAVVARDYNISRATLYNWKSKYSGMEISQVKRLKELEDENRTLKQMYADLALDNKILKEVIEKKL; encoded by the coding sequence ATGAAAAAAAAAGTACACAGTGAGTCAGAGAAGGTAAAGGCAGTCCATCAACTTGAAAGTGGGGTGGATGCCGCAGTTGTAGCTCGTGACTACAATATATCCAGGGCTACCCTTTATAATTGGAAGTCCAAGTATAGTGGAATGGAGATCAGTCAGGTTAAACGTCTCAAAGAGCTTGAAGATGAGAACCGCACGTTGAAACAGATGTATGCTGACCTTGCACTTGACAACAAGATACTGAAGGAGGTCATCGAAAAAAAACTCTAG